The Oncorhynchus nerka isolate Pitt River linkage group LG13, Oner_Uvic_2.0, whole genome shotgun sequence sequence TTCCACTAGCAATCACATGCCTATGGTGAAACTCCCATCGCTGTGGGAGGTGATTTTGACTGGTTGGTGGCGTGTGTCCTGGCCGGGGCGCATTTCTCCCTGCGGTGCTAAGTGGAGAAGGTAAGGCAACACCGTTGGCAGCGCCAGTTATTTATCTACGGTCTTCAGAGTTACCAGGACCCCGTTGGAGCTGTCCTAACACCTTGCCTGTCCAAAAGCTGTGTAGACTATTATTGATTTGGTGTGGAGCGAGCGAGGAGATGATGGTGATTCACACTAGAGATTCCGTTAGCAGGATGCTGCTAGTACCAGATACTATTTCTCAAACTATAGAGGCCAATAGAGAGGAGGGTTCTAAATTGTGACTATGAAACTGATATATTTACTAAACTTCATTTGCTTTCCTCATGACAGATATTAGAATGTGAGTTCTACCTACTGGAGCTCATGGTGAGTATAGAATGCTTTGTCTCTCACAATACACTCCATGCTGGATCATATCATCCTtttgttggatggatggatggattaacTGATcttgtgtgttccaggactgctGTTTGATAGTGTACCACCCCTACAGGCCCTTGCTGCAGTATGTGCAGGACATGGGGCAGGAGGACATGCTACTGCCGTTGGCCTGGTATGAGTTATTCTTTGTGGGAGCATTTGTTGATTTGATATGAACTGTTGGAACACTCATGGTTTTCCCTTTCTTCGTTCTAAAGGAGAATAGTGAACGACACGTATAGGACAGACCTCTGTCTACTCTACCCTCCCTTCATGATCGCTCTAGGTAAGACTCCCTATCAGACCACTCACCTTTACTACTGCTAGATATTCAGCTCAATAAAATATAGTTGAGGTGTTACACTAAATGTCTTCCTCCTGCATCCACAGCCTGTCTGCATGTTGCCTGTGTGGTGCAGCAGAAGGACGCCAGGCAATGGTTCGCTGAGCTCTCTGTAGACATGGAGAAGGTAAGGCAACACCATACAAATGGCTTATTTCAGAGGGGAAAGCtgattgtatgtatgtatatagatCCAGTTGCCTTAGGGATAATAGAGTACTGTGCGGTGACGTTTATTCCCTGCTCAGATTCTGGAGATCATCCGAGTCATCCTAAAGCTTTATGACCAGTGGAAGAACTTTGACGAAAGGAAGGAGATGGCTGTTGTGATCCACAAGATGCCGAAACCCAAGCCTCCTCCCAACAGGTACTGAGATCTTTCCTAACCCCACCTCAATGTCCTAGTTATTGGCTGTTTACATGACACATCCACTTCCTGCCTAAACTAACTGTTCCCTGTTTGTTTGTGTATCAGTGAGAATGACCAGAGCTCTAATGGGAACCAGAACAACTCCTACAGCCAGTCATAGGCAACGAGATGGTATCCATGGACAGGGTGCAGGGGGAAACTTATGTCACACAATACCATGGTGTGACATCAGAGACAAGTCATATGTATTTCAACTGATAGAATAGCAGAAAAAACAGGGTACCAAAAAAGCCCAAACCCTCTTTTCTGATATGGTTATCCCAACCAGAAGACCAAGTCTGCACACGCTCAGTCCGCCTTTGCTCATACGATAACTCATCAGAGCGATGGCCACAGGAATGCTGGCATCAGTCAATCGGTGCCAGCAGTCATGTGTTGCCACGTTACTCCGTCTCTCAACAGTTAACTTTATGGACCTAAACCAAACTGCAAGAAACAGGAGGATGTAGGCAGGGATGGGGGGGACTTTGAGTTGTGATTATCCTGACATCCTTGAACTCTCTCAGGGATCAGTCATGTAATATGGAGCTCCGTGGGACCAGAGAACTTGACCATTAgtagtgtgtgcgcgtgcgtgatTGAGTGGCCCATTTTGATAGTTGCTTCATTCCTCAGGGATAATAGTAGTCCTTTATACTGGTATCTGTAAGATGATTGTACCCTGTACTGTTTTCGATGCGATCTGATAGGATGTAAGGCTGTTTGATTGTTACCCGATTGGATGTCCTGCTATCTGAGGTCTACATTGATTGGTTGCAGAGTTTAGCAGGTGAAGTCACGGGCGAGAATGTAATTTCCAGGGGTGCACACTAGATTCAGATGTCTTCATTTACTGTTATATCTCCTGCCCAGCCCATCTCCAACCTTTGCAAATAGCCTTACGCATATCTTTATTCCTTTTATGTTAATCTTTTGTGTTTCGCTTGATGAGCAAATTTGCATGGGTAGAAATCATGAACTGTATTAGCTAAGTCTGCTTCAAGTAAAAGTGCTCAAATGTGTTTACTATCATgattaaaaaaacacacaaaaaaaacattgtcTAAGGACCACATTTATTTGTTTTTGGTGGGGAGGGAAGGTTGTATTTTAGCCTTGTTTTGTATTGCATATGGAATCATTTGCCAGGTCCAGTGTTACTTATTGTCTGCACCTGCTGTCTATTACATCAAATTTAAGTGTCACAATACCTTTGTGCATATTTACGTGTGGATATTGATATATTGTCTGTGCCGTAAATAATACAGTGGGAGTGATTAGTGTTTGGGGTTGAGTTTCTCTTGTGTTATGTCTGTGTCCAGAACCAGGTGCTTGAATGCCTTACAAAATAAAGCTGCTTGTCAAGGGACTTCAGAGCACAACTGTGTCCTATTGCATGGAAGTGTaatgttttgggggggggtgttCATTCTAATTAGTCCCCTCTCTTTGGGGGCATCCCAATAGTAAATTCCTATATTTTGCTTCATATACCCGATGTGAAAAGAAAGTCAAGATGAAGTCAGAAGTGGTGGTCATCCTCCATATTACTTTCACTTACTGGCTGTATATAGATCCAGTTGCCTTATGGAGAGGAAAATAATTAGAGGAAGACAGTTTTGAGATGATTGAGAGTTTAGTTTGGACTTGTTTGAAATGTTTAATGGTCTGGAAGTTTCTATCACACTGCACTGAACATCTTGCATAAAAAATATGTCAGTCTGCCAAAGTCACAGGCTACACCACCATTCTGAGGAAATAGGTGTGTGGCTGTAGTGCGACATCTAGTGGTAAGCAGATGTAATGTAGATTAGTTACATATAAATGCTTGCAAAGCAGACCTGTCCATTATACTGGGACTactggaagaaaaaaaaagtagCCTCGACAACTGCATTGACATTGGTAGGAAATGTATTGTCCAACTTATTGCAAAAACAGTCATTGTTGTTGGAGCAACATGGTGTATTTATTGATGTTTTTGCCCTCCGCCTCTAGGAGCTGGTACACAAAGGTACAGCCTTCATGACGTCACTCCTCATCCGCGGCAGAGAGAGCGGCGGCGATCCGCTGCGGAGGATGCCTACCCCGCTGCGGGGATAACCGCCAGGCGAGATGGCCGTTACTTTCTTCCTCGTCACATCCCGCACCGCGACGACCCCTCGGCACCCATGAAGCCCCCGTTGATGAAGCCAAAACCGGCCAAAGCAAGGCGGAAAGAGGCCACTGAGCGAGAGAATGTACTGGCGCGTCGGGTTCGCCTGGACGCGCTCGTGTGTGGTTGATCTTGGCCGAAACCAGAGCTTCTCCTTCGGCCTGGGCGGCTCCGATGAGCAGCTCTCGTTTTATGGGTACATCATCGCCTACCCTCTGCAGGACTACGGCGGGATCATGTCGGCCCTTGGGTCGGACTCGTGGTGGCGGAAAACGCTTTATCTTGCCGGGGGCGCTCTGCTCGCCACCGCTGCCTATCTATTGCACGAGCTGCTCGCCATCAGGTAGGCCTACCAAAAAACAGAGCCATGTCAATAACACTGTAGATGCAGAACACGCTTGTCTACAGTCAATTACTCGTGGCATTGATATCAATATGAATGGTTGCCGTAGTGCCTGGGCATTATTTAGGAACATCACATGTCTATATTATTGTTGTATTTTCAATATATGATATTACTTAATCTGGGCGAGTTGAGCGCTGCATGAGCGGAATCGGTTGATAATAAGGATTCGTGAGTGGGTGGATTGTGAATGTGATGTAACCGCCCTCTTGAATGAGATTCCATGTTCAGTCTCGTtatggaagaaaaaaaaacaatgcGTTTTGCGGGCGTTCTGGCTCTTCGTATTCTAGTGATGTGCCTATTAGACGCATGTTATTAGCGATTGTTCATTGTAATTACAATAATGATAATGTTTATTGCTGCAAAGGTTGTCTTCCAGTTATTTACAATTTCTCAAGGGCATGTATGATATTAGTTATCTGGCTTTACCCAAGGCAAAGATGTCTCCTCGTTGTCTGTCTCTTGCAGTAGAAAAACACTGCGGTTGTGATAAAATGACCTTTACTAACCTCACACGTGAGATAATTATTAAGAGAGAAGCCAGGCCCAAATAGACAAGAGCAAACATAAATTGGCGATCTGTTATGAACTGCAGCTTCGCCGTAGAATCCCTAGATTGTTGCTGTGATAACGTATTGACTTTGGTCGCTGCTGTCCTTACAAAACATATCGGGTTACCTGCAGCAACAATCGCCTAAGGCCTACTCAGCAATGACGTGGCGTTTGTTTTTGTTCAGCCTGTGCTCTttcatacttaaaaaaaaaaactgtcatgAAGATCCATTCTACATCGATCTCTAATTAGTTACTCTGTAATTTACTCTTCCTGTATGTCATTATACCGAAGCAATTTGCACTATAGATAATGGGATCAAAACGCTTTTTTTGTTGTGGGCATTTCAACACCACAGCTAACTGGACAGCTCCTCGGAATTTCAGCAATGACGTTGCCCTCGCGTTTAAGCACCTTTATGAAGTTAACAACTTCCTTACATAGCGACTTAATTTCTGACCACGTTGGTTAGTACAAACGTGTAATATTATCTGCTACAGTGGCCATGTTAATGTATTGCAATATTTCATCCGGTTGTGTCCTAATTGTTTTGACATTGTAGTGTCCCGTTGGCAATGGCGCCCTTGCCGGAAGCGAGTTTCAGCCTGGGTCTTGTGCAATGCTCTCTGTGCTAGATAGCTGTAAAACGTGACACACTATTTCACATGGGATTGATGCATAAGAtctaagaatatatatatatatatatattacaattTGATCATTAGCCTGTAATCGCCTGCAGGTGAATGTGTCATGAGCGTGTGAACTACAGCCTACCAGGGGATGCAGATATCGAGAGATAGTAAAATAGTCTACAGTGTATTTGAATTGCGACTACTTTTCCACTTATCCAATATAAGGATGGACATACATGAGGATTGCCTTACACGAGGATGGCCTTACTACATCAGAGTTGATGGTTTGTTTCCCACACACAATTCATGCATATAATTATGCCctaactgtaagttgctttgAATAAAATGTCTAAAGAGGAGTAATTAGAATGTGGAGCTCACACTGCCTTGTCCTGGCTGGTCCATAGGAAAGAACAGGAGCTGAACTCTAAAGATGCCATCATCCTTCACCAGTTCTCCAGGCCAAAGAGCGgagtcccttctctctcccccttctgccTCAAGATAGAAACCTACCTACGCATGGTAGACCTGccctaccagtgtgtgtgtgtgtgtgtgtgtgtgtgagagatgtttGGGTTGGTGCGTGTTTGAATTAGTGATTTTGATGTAATGGTTGTGTAATTTTCTATTGAAGAGGAATTGACCATTGaaattccttctctctctctctctctctactgcagaaCTACTTTGATGGGAAGCTTTCTCCCCAGGGGAAGATGCCATGGATAGAGTACAACCAGGAGCAGGTGTCTGGTACAGAGTTCATCATCGACTTCCTGGAGGAGAAGCTGGGCGTGAGCCTCAACAAGAACCTCAGTTCCCAGGAGAAGGCTGTGTCCCGGGCTGTCACCAAGATGGTGGAGGAACACTTCTACTGGTGAGACACTTCCAGACACTACCGAAGGACATTCACTAGATACTGGGAAAGGATATATGATACACTGGTGAATGTGATTGTGTCACAAACCATAACATCTAATCCGTCCCTTGAATGAAACACTGAAACCCTGGTGTTACACGCAGCATGCTCCAACCAACTGTGCTGTCGGGAGCACACGTTATATCAGCAACTAGATTTGAGATACTGTGGTCTAGGGCTCCCCCACTGGAGAATTTGGCCATTTTATTATCCCTCCCTCCAAGAGTCCAGAGCCCAAAAAACAACGtgtttaaaaaaatttaaaaaatcattgTTGGATATAAAAGACTGAAAAAACACAagaaaatcagctccaagtgattttaattttgggaATCTGTTCCAGAAATCTCAAGCATGAGAtgtatgtgatcgtatacaaatgaaAGCAAGGTTCGAAACGATAATGTTTtattcaaatattatatctgtttggactTCTTGTTGTCAATTtgtagtctacaaatgatttgtaattatgttctggccccttggccatccgctcaagaaaaaatcATCCCgctgctgaatctagttgatgatccctgctgtagGCCAAATGAAAATCTCTGCTGGTCTGTATGTGATGACAGGACCATAGCATACTGTCAGTGGGTGGACAACCTGGAGGAGACACAGAAGATGCTGGCGGTGAGCGGGCCGCTGAGTGACCTACTCAAGTGGATCCTGAGTCACCTGACCGGCGGCATCGTGAAGAGAGAGATGTACGGCCACGGGATTGGACGGTTCACTAAGGAGGAGGTCTACACTCTGATGGAGAAAGACATGCGGACGCTGGCCACCCTGCTCGGTATGTAGAGTGCACTGTAGATAATCATTAAGATCACACTTAGTCCTAAAGATCATCATCCCGTCTCATTTCACAAGGTACCATCTGCAGCCTTAGAAGCACGCCTAATTTCATATCTAGGCCAGGCTTAAAGCCAGCTGTAGGTTCCTTTGTTGTTTTATAGATTATTCAggtatcagaggaggctggtgagaggagctataggaggacaggctcattgtaaagaTGGAATGggatcaaacatatggaaaccacaggTTTGACTCTGTTCAAtgtattccactccagccattacaatgagcccatcctactaaagctcctcccaccagcctcctctttcGGGTATATAGTACTATGGCCAGTTTCAAATGCTAGATGGAACAGCCTTGTACAACTTTGACCTCTTCTGGTGAAAGATGGATACTACGCCATATGGACTAATTTCGGGTACACATTTTACCCCATCGCTCTTGTTTCCATACAGCATTCTTTTCGCTCACTGATTCTTGATGTGTTTCTCTGGGTAGGTGATAAGAAGTACCTGATGGGTCCTAAGCTGTCCATGGTGGATGCCACTGTGTTCAGCCATCTAGCCCCTGCTATGTGGACCCTGCCGGGCACACGGCCAGAGCAACTCATCAAAGGTGAGCTAACCACCAACCACATTGCCTGTCATGGTTAACATCACTCCCCAGAAAGAACATCCCAggcaaaatgttttttaaatgtgtttttatCTAGTTACAGCGATgaggaagaaaccttgagagaAATCAGACTCTAGAAGAGACTCCATCTTTAAttattaaaataaatatttttgacCCATTCTCATCTGATCTTGTTGACCTTTGCCTCTGTGTTAACCTTTGACCCACCCTGTCCCCTCCAGGCGAGCTGATCAACCTGGCCATGTACTGTGAGAGGATCCGCCGGCGCTTCTGGCCCGAGTGGTTCGTTGATCTGGAGGACTTCTGTTACGATGACACCACAGAGGACGATGACTCCCTGTCCAAACTCCAAGACCTGGGGCTGTATTCCCGCACAGACACCTTCCAGGATGAGGCCAgtcctcctcacacacacacacacacacacacaatctccccAGACAGTGACCGCACAGGCCACTCGCTCTACGACTCGGACATGGACACGGAGTGCTCCGAGATGGAGCAGCTCAAGTGTTGACCGCCATATgactcacacacaacacacacactccgcccCCATACAGTGCCCTCTACCTGTTGAGGAGGGAATAACTACTGGGGAGCATTTCTATTGCCAGTGGCTGTTGTTGCCTGTGCTAATGAGGGATGGTATCAGAGCTTCTACACACAATGTGCTAGAGGAACAAAAGACTGAAATTGAGATAAAGGAATAGCAAGATAGAGAAAATAAGGGTAATATAGCAATAGAGAAAGAGCccaagagggatagagagaggaaaagatCAACCTGGAAGAGataaaagggaaagagagaaggatggagaacaGAGTTGCAAAAGAAAGATCAGGAATTAATGACGCAATCACTGAGAAACTCCTCCACCTGGGTGATGTCAACACCTGTCGCCCAGTTTCCTGTTGTCGAGTTGCTCTTCCCACGGCAaccgtgtgtgtgttacctgtgttccCCAATTGAGCTGCATTGCCCCAACCATGTGTGTTTGACATACTGACCCCCTGACTTGCATCCTTGCAAAATATGAGTCATTATATTGATATTATATATGATATGTGGGGAACTGTTCAGGCAAGATGTGAATGAGTACAGTTCAATATGAGTATAAATAGTATAGATAGCCTGCAAATTATATATATTATCCCAATGTCCTATAATGTAAATACTCTGTGTGGTTCTTCTGTACAACCTCTCAGTGCTTGTTTGATATGACCAAACGTCCTGGTGACCTTCAACTAACCCCTTGTGCTGGTCTAGGTTTTAGGAATTCTAATGCATCTATTTCTACCCAGATGACTGACACTTTGCATCTGCAGTCAGGTCTTAACCCATCATTGAGTATTTCGTCAGTCCTTTGTAGAATGGTCATTGATGTTGAGGGCGAGTTTCAGATGCTGTGGATTGAGGGGACATCTCAGTAATCTAAAGTGGATTCATCTCAATAATCTAAAGTGGCTTCctttcctcgtctcctctccttcatctgcacAGATCTGAAAACATTGGATAGGTGAAAGCAATATGGTAGATGATTACTGGAACTTTATTCCACTTGTCCAATTCTTTCACATCAgataaagaagaggaggagaggcggCTACATGAGATCtttagttgtgtgtatgtacatTCAGCCATTGAGAGCGGATGAAATAACCATGTAGAAATAGACTAGATATACTTGGAGGTGCATGGCTAATAGGTGCCAATGAAAATCACACTACCCTGCTGGTTATCTGTTATCTACGTTTCTACGCTTCCCTGTTTTAATGTTTATTgtgatgcagtgtgtgtgtgtgtgtgcctcaggCCAGAGAAAGCGAACAAAGATGCAATAGATTGAAATAACTATTAGGCCTTTGCCCAGCCTCTCTGTTCTCATCAAATACATGGCGTGTCTACTCCCCTTTTAGAATTAATTGATTCTAGAAATAGAAGGAATAGAATGGCCATTGTTACTTATAGCATCAATTCACTCTGTGCTATGCATGAAACAACTACTATAATCCACAGTGTTGATTGCCAGTCTTATTTAATAGTAGGCTACAGTATGTGGAATAGTGAAACAGTCTACTCTAATCTTTCTATTTCTAGTGCATTGCTGATGTATGATGGTGAGATGTGGACATTACAAGTGTTTGTCATTCAGCGGACGCTTCTGGgtcctgtgtgtgcgtgtaacaAAGGGTGTAGAATTCTGTCCATATGGTGCATCAATGAGTCATCGTACCTTGTGAGTTGATTTTGAGGCGTACACCATTTATTCATGCTGGGTGCTAACAGCTGACCctatacagatacagacacagatacagccagatacagatacagccagatacagacacagatacagccAGATACAGATACATACACAGAtgcatacagatacagacacatatacatacagacagataccgacacagatgcagacacgtacagacacatacagacatagacacagatatacatacagacacagatacagacacatatatagatacagacacagatacagatacagatatagatacagacacagatacagacacatatatagatacagatatagatacagacacagatatagatagacacagatatagatacagatacagacacagatatagatacagacacagatatagacacagacacagatacagatacagctacATGGCCACAgtagaacacacagagacaggactcTCATCTGTTCTAACGGTCGCAGCAGAGAATAGTAATGAATGAGTAGTGAAGTATTGGGTTCTCTTCAGGGCAGGTGTAGACGTTAGTATGGAAACGATGATGATTGTAATGGTTATGATGGTGATGTTTATGATGATACGATGACGATCCTCTGCAAACCTTATTAAGAAGTTTACTCTCCTGACCACATCTTACTACAAAACAGAGTCCTCCATGCGGGGTAAAACAGTGTGAATGTACACAGTGATACATAAGCCTTTGTGTGTAGACGATGCATCAGTCTGTCACTGTCTGTGCCCCTATACCCTGCCTGCATGTTTCTTGCCTTCACTTATACGagccatgtgagagacacagCCTTATGGATTTACTGTAAGGCCTTGGTGTTTACCTTTTAAGCCAGTGAAAGCATATCATTTATGTATTTTATATGTACATGATTTATTTTCTATTTATTTGTTTTCTAATGATTTGTTTTCTATTTGTTTTGTGTATTCATGTTTATTGATTCTGTTGGTTTACATTTGGGGGTGATGTTATAATGAGGCATTATTTGACTCTATTAGTAATGTAGCTATTTATTTTCTTATATTTTTGTACTTTTGTTCTATTGCTGCCAATTATGTTTTTGTTTAGATTCTCTCCTATTTGAACATGGTAAAGAATGGAGTGTGattgtatgtctatgttgtgtGCGGTCCTCTTATTCTACTGGAACTGGGTTGCCATTGGTTTGTCAGAACTATGTTATAATCTAAATCTCAACCTGAAGCAAACCTCTCTTAATGGTTGCCAGAATCGTGACATGTTCAATGTTTGATGAATGCTGAACTAACAATGCTGAACTGTTTGGTGAATGCTGAACTTTGGTAGTTGGGTTTAGGCTTGAGTCTAAACCCAACCACCAAATGACCTGTGTGTTTCATTGGGGCATGCTTATGTCCCTTATCTAGTACATTGGCGTAGCAAACACACCTGCAGCTTGTGGATCCCCGCAAATTATTATTTTGGGGGGTACAAatctaacatatggaattgttttaagatcgTCAAACCATGGATCATTATAGAAAATATTATTTGATACAATTTTACATTTGGCCTTTTCTACCATAGCCCATTGAAACAGATGAAATAACGCCTTCATAGATGACAAAAAAGTCAGTAAAAATATAAATGATAAGGATTTGAAGTGTGTTGTCCTacatctaggagatataagaaagctctgGAAATATATATACTTTATTTTCTTCACATATTTAAAACCTTATTTTTTgaggcacaaaactaccttcatACTTCCATGCATTTGTATGGGTTACAGTCAGATGAGTGATGGTCCTAGAGCAAAACTGAGACACTGTCGTGTTCGTGAGAGTATCCCCGTTCCATAGATTGGTCATAAGAGTTTGTAACCATTCGGACGCTACAGAGGTTTTCGTGAGAAGAGCGATTTTTAAGACGTTTCATGATCTGATAAAGATGGCTGTACCTCGGCCACCTTCAGTTGCAGGTGCGGAAGGCCGACAGGCAGATGTGGTTGATAGAGACG is a genomic window containing:
- the LOC115139327 gene encoding failed axon connections homolog, encoding MYWRVGFAWTRSCVVDLGRNQSFSFGLGGSDEQLSFYGYIIAYPLQDYGGIMSALGSDSWWRKTLYLAGGALLATAAYLLHELLAIRKEQELNSKDAIILHQFSRPKSGVPSLSPFCLKIETYLRMVDLPYQCNYFDGKLSPQGKMPWIEYNQEQVSGTEFIIDFLEEKLGVSLNKNLSSQEKAVSRAVTKMVEEHFYWTIAYCQWVDNLEETQKMLAVSGPLSDLLKWILSHLTGGIVKREMYGHGIGRFTKEEVYTLMEKDMRTLATLLGDKKYLMGPKLSMVDATVFSHLAPAMWTLPGTRPEQLIKGELINLAMYCERIRRRFWPEWFVDLEDFCYDDTTEDDDSLSKLQDLGLYSRTDTFQDEASPPHTHTHTHTISPDSDRTGHSLYDSDMDTECSEMEQLKC
- the LOC115139326 gene encoding cyclin-C, with the protein product MAGNFWQSSHYLQWVLDKQDLMKERQKDMKFMNEEEYWKLQIFFANVIQALGEHLKLRQQVIATAIVYFKRFYARYSLKSIDPVLMAPTCVFLASKVEEFGVVSNTRLISAATSVLKTRFSYAFPKEFPYRMNHILECEFYLLELMDCCLIVYHPYRPLLQYVQDMGQEDMLLPLAWRIVNDTYRTDLCLLYPPFMIALACLHVACVVQQKDARQWFAELSVDMEKILEIIRVILKLYDQWKNFDERKEMAVVIHKMPKPKPPPNSENDQSSNGNQNNSYSQS